CGATGGCGAAATCGGCGGCATTGCCCAGTTCGGCGTCATTCAGATAGGCAGTGGCGGACATGTCTTTCATTTGCAGTTGCGATTGCGGCAATGCGAAACCTGCATCGGCGATATTGAATCGTCCTTGGTAATCTTTGCCGGCGCTGAGTTTGCCGGTCAGCGTTATTTTTCCGGGATGAATCTGCGCGTCGATCGCGGAAGAGTCCGCACGATCCGCCCGCAAGCTCAGGTTGCCAGGAGTTACCGCGATATCGTGCGCCAGCGACCAGCCCTGGGCGCTTTTTGTCAAATCCAGATTCGCTTGCGGAATGGAAACCTTAAGCGCATTCAGCAAATGAACCGGAGCGCCGGAGTCGATTTTGCCTGCTGTAATCTGCCCTGGGGTGCGCAATCCAATGTGCCAGCTATCCTGCTTGGAAGTAATTTGCAGAGGTAAGGAAATCGATAACTGCCGGACGCTGAGCGGCTCCGCAGAAAACTGACCGCCCGTAAGTTCGAAATCCACTGATCCGGTCAACGATTGCGCCGCTGCGCGGATATCGCCTTTCAGGGTGATTTGGTCAACGGCGATATCGCCGGATGTTGGCGGTGCTGGGTTTTTGCCGGCTGTGTCCGCCGGTTTTGCAATCGCTATTCCTGGCAGTTTGATGCCGGTTAACGCGAATTCAGTCTGAATATGTTGCAGCTGCAATGCCGCAAACGAGAACGCCGCTTCACCGGCAAAGCGGGTAATTTTGGCTGCGGGCAATGCCAGCGCACCATCGGCAACGGTCATCTTGCCTTGTAGGTTGCCTTGTTTATCCAGCGTTGCAGTCAGCAAGCTTTTGCTTTGCGCAAGCGCGCCGGAAACAATGACGCTCAGTTGTATCGCTTGACCATCCGGCTGGCGCTGCGCGATCTCGCCGGATAGCGCAATATCGGCGTTGCCAGCGGCGGAATGCAGGTGTATGACCGAATCTTTGAGTGACAAGCCGGGCAGCCAGGGAATGCTGATGCCTGTTCCGGATGGAGCCGTCATGGGTTGGGTGGAACTCAAAGGCGGCCGCGCGTCCAAATCGAACGCAGCTTGCAATCCGCTGATTTCGATTGCGAGCGATTTTCCCATCAACAGATCCGGCAAGTGCCACGTCGCGAGCAGATGATCCAAACGCAATTCTTTGTTGTTGCCTGCCGTCAAGCCGTTCAAGCGGAAAGCACTCAACGAGATGTCCAGTTCCGTGAGGGATTGCAACGGCAAGCCCTGCTTGTTCAATTGCTGACCGATCAGCGCGTGTAGCAACGGATTGCGGAAAATATAAAGCGCCGCCCCGGCAAAAACGATGAGGCTGATCAGGATCAGTAATCCGGTTTTAAAGAGTTTTCCCATTGCGTCAATTGTGTGCGATTACAAACATTGAATGAGCTTTCAATCCGATTAATACATCTCTGATTGGTCTTATTTAAAATTCTCAACGCCGAAACAAGATAACACAACGCACTGGCCTTGCAGCATTTTATGTTCCGCCATAGGTGCGCGAATAAATCGTTAAGCAACGCGCACCTCTTTTATACTACGCATCTTCTGCACAAGGAACGGTTTTTTCACGATCGCTACACAACTATGGATTTATTGACTCAGGGATTACTCGGCGCCACGATGGCGCAATCGGGCGCGAAACAACAGGAAACGCGGCTAGCAACCGGCATCGGTTTTTTTGCCGGCATTGCGGCGGATGTCGATATTTTGATTCAATCAGAAAACGATCCGCTGCTGAATATCGAATTTCACCGGCACTTCACCCATTCGTTGTTTTTCGTGCCGCTCGGGGCATTGGTCGCCGCGTTGCTGCTTTGGCCGTTTTTACGCAAGCGTCTGCCATTTTCCCGGCTGTATTTGTTCACTTTTCTCGGTTATTGCCTGAGCGGAACGCTCGATGCATTTACCAGCTACGGCACCAATTTGTTGTGGCCGGTGAGCGACGAACGCGTCGCGTTGAATATCATCTCGGTGCTGGATCCGGCTTTTACCTTGATTTTGCTGATTGCAGGGGCGGTTGCGTGGAAAAAATACAATCATGCCGCGGCGCGAATCGGCCTAGTGCTGGCGGCAGCCTATCTGTCGTTCGGCTGGATGCAAATGCAGCGCGCCGAAACTGCCGCTACCGCATTGATTACCGAACGCGGTCACCACGCCGAACGGTTGCTGGTCAAACCAACACTGGCTAATCTGGTGTTATGGCGCTCGATTTATGAATCTGAAGGTCAATTCCATGTCGACGCAATCCGCGTCGGCCTATTTTCCGCGCCGCGTATTTATCCGGGCGAATCGGTTGAAAAATTCGTTTTGGAACGTGATTTGAACGGATTATCAGCTTCCTCCGTGCTGGCGCAGGATATCGCGCGCTTCAGTCATTTCTCGTCTGGATACCTCGCCATCCGCCCGCAACAGCCCAGTGTACTCGTCGATGTGCGTTATTCCAATTTACCGACGACAACTGCACCGCTGTGGGGCATCGAGATCGACCCGGCGCACCCCGACCGGCACGCGCAGTATAAGCTCTATCGCGATTCATCCAGCGCCACGCGCGAGAAGTTTCTGAGGTTATTGCTGGGTGAGCATATTTTGGATTGAGTGTGACAGCCAGGTTATTTCAAATTCACAATCCATTTTTTATACAACCGCTCCGCCACCGCATTCAGCGCCGCCACGCGTTCGGGCAAATCCTTTTCAATTTCTTCCAGCGGTTGTACCGACGGTTCATTGAAGCTGGCGAGTTCTTCCGCGCCGACGCTGCACCAGTCGATGACCAGGCGTTCGGTCATTTCGACGTGGCATTGCATGCCGAGGTGCATGCCTAAGGCAAAAGCCTGATTGGCGCAATACGGACTGGAGAGGATGCAGGTGGCGTCTTGCGGGATGCTGAATGCTTCGCCGTGCCAGTGAAATGAATTGAAACCGGACAGATCGCCGAACCATTCACGCGCCACCGCATTATCCGGCACCGTGACTTCGCCCCAGCCCATTTCCTTGACTGGGTTGGCGCTAATCACGCCGCCCAAGGCTTTGGCCATGAGCTGGCCGCCGAGGCAGTGGCCCAGTACCGGCACATCGGCTGCGATTGCCTGACGGATCAGCGATAATTCCTGTCCGATCCACGGCAAACCGTCGTTGACGCTCATGGTGCCGCCCATGAACACCAAACCGCTGAATTCATCGATGCCGACCGGTAGTTTTTCTCCGGCGTCGATTTTGATCAAGCGCCACGGAATATGATTGTTGTCGAGAAATGTGGCAAAATAGCCGGGCCCTTCGATGGGAATGTGCCTAAAAATTGCTACTGGTTTCATGAAATTTTCCTGCCGTAATTTTGAATAATCTGATGACGAATTTTAGCTTGTTTTGCCGCCTGTTTTTTGCTGAAAATCCGGGTATTTTTCTTTGAACGCCGTGAAGTACAACAACACCGCCTATCGTAATATCCCGCCGGTTATTTTTCCGCAACGGATGCCGCCATGCCGGTAAATTCCCATACCTTCGTTGATCTGGTGCGCATCGAGCAATTGCGCAAGATTGAGTCCGTCAAAGCTGCGGAGTTATCGTACGATGGCGTGAAAAATATGCCAGGCTCGGCGAGCGGCGATTTCAACTACGCGGAATTCGTCGACCGATTGGCGGTTCGCGCCGGTCACTTGATTCGCGACAACGCATTGGAAGACGCGTTGCAGCAGCCGCGCAGGCAATTTGTCCGTGCCCGCCGGATTTGTCTGGCGCTTGCGGTGATTTTGGGCGGATTGGCTTCCAGTCAGGCCGTCAGCGAATCGTCGACATTGAATATTTACTGGTTGCTTGCGGTGCTGCTCGGTTTTAACACGCTGTCGCTGCTGCTGTGGTTATCGGGCATCGCCCTGAATTTGCAAAGCTTGAGTAGCGGCATCGTGGCGCAATTGGCCAGCTGGCTGCCGTACCGGAACAAACAAAACCCGGCGATTCCGTCGCTGGCGTCGCATGCTTGGTGGGAAACCTGTTTGACCGGTAATGTTGGCAAATGGCGCATCAGCGTGCTGACGCACCAATTCTGGCTGACCTACCTGAGCGCCGGTCTGGTGCTGTTGATCTTGCTAATGCTGGCGAAGCAATATAATTTCATTTGGGGCACGACATTGCTGCCCGACAGCGCTTTACCGGGATTGACACAGATGCTCGGAACGCCGCTGGAAGGGCTGGGGTTAAAAATTCCCGATAATCCGCAAACGGTAGCGAGCCGGGTCGGCGTCATGAAGCAGGATGCGGAAACGCGCACCGCATGGGCGACTTTCCTGATCGGCGCGGTGCTGGTTTACGGTCTGTTGCCGCGCTTGCTGGTGCTGGGCTTTTCGCTGCTCATGCAAAAATGGAGCGAGCACCGCTTCAAGCTGGATTTGTATCTACCTTATTATATTGAGCTGCGTCAGCGCTTGATGGCGCGTGAAGTAAAAGCCGCAGTGATCGATGCCGATCCGCACGCCGGTGTGAAACCCAAGGAAGTGGAGCGCCCGCCGGAAAATGTCGCCATCCCGGCCAACGCGCAAGCCATCGGCATTGAATTGGATGAGGCGACGCACTGGCCGGATTCCGTAATTTTCCGGTTGAATATCATCGACCAGGAATCGCACGATGAAGCCATGGCGTTGATCAAGAATCTCAACAGTCCATTATTACTGGGCGTGGCGGCGCATCGTCTGCCCGATCGCGGCGTGCAGCGTTTGATCAAGGAACTGGTCGATGGCTGCCCGGCCAAGCCGTGGCTGATTCTCTTGAGCAAGCCGTCGGCGCCGGTTACCAGCGCGCGTGAGTTTGCCTGGTTCCGCCTGGCCGAAGCTTGCGGCATTCCGGCCGAACATGTCATTACGCGCTAACTCATGATGATGCAAAATCCTCAGCGCATGCAAAGCGCCGCCATACTGAATGTCGCGGTCGTCGGGCATACCAACACCGGCAAAACGTCGCTGATCCGCACCATGCTGCGCAGCACCGAATTCGGCGTCATTGAAGATGCCGCCGGCACCACGCGGCATGTCGAGCAAGCGGCTATTTCCGCTGACAATGAACCGGTTCTGAATTTGTACGATACGCCCGGACTGGAAGACTCGAGAGCGCTATCGGCGCATATTAAGAAGCTGAGCGCGAAATCAAAAGCGCTGACTTCCTTGCAGATTCTGGAGCAGTTCGTCGCGCAGGCCACCGTGAACGACCCGCTGGAACAGGAAGCCAAGGTGGTCCGGCAAGTGTTGCGCAGCGATATTCTGCTGTACATCATCGATGTGCGCGAGCCTTTCCTGGAAAAATACCGCCTGGAATTGGAAATTCTTACGCAAGCGGGAAAACCGGTTATCCCGGTGTTCAACTTTATCGCCGGGCATGACCATGCGCTGGCTAAGTGGCGCGAACATCTGGCGGCTTTCCACATGCATGCGACGCTGGAATTCGATACCGTGGCGTTTTCGTTCGAAGCGGAAAAACGCTTGTACCAGAAAATGCAAACGCTGGTGGAATCCCATTACGACCGGTTGCAGAAACTGATCGATTACCGCGCCAAATTATGGAACCAGCTTTGCTTGTCGGGCGCCAAGCGGGTTGCCGAGTTGATCGTTAACGTGGCTTGCTACCGTGAAAGCAAAGGAACACAAAGCAATTCGATTGCGCATTCTCTGATTGAAGACCGCTTGCACGACTTTGTGCGCAAAGCTGAGCAGAGCTGCCTGCACGATTTGCTGGCCATTTTCAATTTCTCGGAAAAAGACGTCGCCATCCAGAAAATTCCGGTCAGCAATGGCCAGTGGCAGTTGGATATTTTCGCGCCTGGCATCCTCAAAGCGTATGGGCTGGATCTCGGCAGCGCCGCGGCCAAAGGCGCAGCGGCCGGTGCCGGGATCGATTTGATGGTCGGCGGCATGAGCTTGGGCGCAGCCAGCGCATTGGGCGCTCTCGCCGGTGCCGGTTGGTCGACGTTCAAACGCTATGGCGATGAAATCAAGGCAACGGTCAAAGGTACTCAATGGCAGTGCGCCGACGAAACCACACTGCAAATTCTGTATCTGCGCCAGAAACATCTGCTTAAAAAACTGATGCATCGCGGTCATGCGGCGCAGGATACGGTGCACGTGGATAAAGCCGACAACGAAAAATTGCCTGCCAATTGGAGCAAACTGACCAGCGCGTTACGCCAGAACCCCGCTTGGCAAGAACCTTCCGCCGCACGCAACAGCAATCAGCAGTACCAGGAGATAGAGGCGAAGCTGGTGGAAGCGTTGCTGGAAAATTAAGGAAGCTCCGAAAAACTACTACGTCGGTCATGCGGTGTTGAAATCAGACTCGAAATGCTTATTTACACCTCGTAAACTGCGCTTTCTCGCCTGATTTCGCTTTGTATCGGCTGTTTCAAAAACGTTCTTCAACGACCTGTTAAGCCGAAGAGCTCCTACCGGCGCTATTTTTGGGTAAAAACCGTTCAAGAATCCGGATCAATTGATCGGGATCGAAAGGTTTGGGCAAGTAAGCATTCATACCTATTCTTATCAATTCTTGCGGATCGTGCTGCATGATGTTGGCGGTCAGTGCGATGATCGGAATTTCATTGAGATGCAGGTCTTGGCGGATACGCCGGGTGGCTTCCAGACCATCCATCTCCGGCATTTGCAGGTCCATGAAAATCAGATCGAACGGCGCTTCGGTTGTTTTGAGCAAGTCCAGGCATTCCACACCGTTTTGCGCCAGACTCACGGCGATTCCCAAATTGTTCAGCAATTCGGTGATCAGCATTTGATTGAATTCATTGTCTTCCACGACGAGGATATGAGCACCGGGGAATTGTTTCTGAACCGGAATCGCCGGTTGATCCGCTTGACCGGCCTTGCTTGCGTCGAACAGCGAGGTCACCGTATCAAGCAGATTGAGCGGCGTAAACGGTTTTATGAGCACGCTGATCGCGCTGTTGGCTTCAAACTGATCGGTAAATGCCGGATCCATATTGTTGCTGATCACTATAATTTTGGGGCGGCGCGCAACAGGGAACGCGGCTTCGATAGCTTGAATCGTCTCGCGGTAACGCGTATCGGCCAAGCGCGTCATCAGCAGCAGCAAATCGAACGGCACCTGGCTGGGATCGGCAAACATTCTGACCGATGCCGTGCCGTTATCGACAGCCACCGCGCTCCAGCCCATGGATTGCACAATTTCCGTGACGGCTGCGCGCGTAACCGCGTGGTCGTCGATGATCATAACTTTGAGTGTTTGCAGATTGGCGGGAATGGCCACCCACGGTTCTCCATGCTGGTTTTTACGCTGCAATTTGACCGTGCAGTGGAACTTGCTGCCTACGCCATGTTCGCTTTCGGCGACGATATTGCCGCCCATTTGCTGCGCCAGGCGGTGGGAAATGGATAAGCCCAGACCGGTGCCGCCGAAACGCCGCGTGATGGACGAATCGGCCTGCGCGAACGCCTGAAAAAGGTGCGCCATTTGGTCGCCGGTCATGCCGATGCCGCTGTCGGTTATGCTGAAAATCAACGTGGTGCTTTCGGCGTCACCGGTGGAATCGGCTGCAATGCGGATAATCACTTCGCCGCGGTCGGTGAACTTGATCGCATTATTGGTGAGATTGACGAAAATCTGACTGAGTCTGAGCGGGTCGCCGACAAAATGCCTCGGTACATCGGGTTCGACATAAAAAAGCACGTCGACTGTTTTGTCCTTGGCCGCTATCGAAGCGATCGCCGACAGATTTTCCAGAATCGTGTTGAGATCGAAAGCGATATGATCCAATTCGATTTTGTTGGCCTCTATTTTGGAATAATCCAGAATATCGTTGATCACCCCCAACAAAATGTTGGACGAGCCTTCGATGTTGCGCAGGTAAGCGCTTTGCCGCGCATCCAGACTGGTTTTGCCTAATAGATACGCCATCCCCAGTACGGCATTCATCGGCGTGCGGATTTCATGCGACATCATCGCCAGGAAGCGGGTTTTGGCGTTGCTGGCCGCTTCCGCCTGCTGGCGCGCCTCAATCAGCATGACTTCGCGCTCTTTGCGTTCGGTGATGTCCTGATGTGTGCCGAACATCATCAGCGGTTTGCCGTCCGCGGTCCAGCTCAATACCTTGCCGCGATCCAGCACCCAGATCCAATGTCCCGCTTTATGCCGCATGCGCGCCTCGTATTCGTAATAAGGGATCTTGCCGGCGAAGTGGTCTTTGAGCTGTGTTTCGGATTGTTTCAAATCGTCCGGATGCGCATATTTAAGCCAGGTCTCGATAGATGTCGGAGCCAGCTCGTCGAGGGTGTAGCCGATGATTTCAGCCCAGCGCGAATTGAAAATGACTTGCCCGCTTTGCACATTCCATTCCCAGGTGCCGATGTGTGTTCCCTCGATGATGTTGGATAGGCGCAAGCGCTGATATTCCAATTCCTTTTCATGCTGCTTGCGTACGGTGATGTCACGCGATGAGGCGTAAATCAGTTTTCTGCCGGAGATTTCCAGTCTTCTGGCATTGATCTCGACATCGAAAACCGTGCCGTCCTTACGCCGGTGCAGCGTTTCGAACACGCGCGGAGTTGTCGAGACTTCGCGCACTGCGGCGATCAACTTTTCCCTGGGAATCATGGCGTCCCAGTCCATCACGTTCAGCCGGGCGGTTTCCTCGTTGGAATAGCCGAGCATCTTGGCGAATGCGTGGCTGAATTCCACCACGTTGCCATCTTCATCCAAGATATGTACGCCGTCGCTGGCGAACTCCAATAAAGCGGAGAATTTCAACGAAATGTTTTTCAGTTCGGTAATATCGTTGGCGTAGCCATTCCAGATGATACTGCCGTCAGTTTGTTTTTCCGGTTTCGAATGCGCGTGTATCCAGCGGATCTCATTTTCCTGGATCATAATCCGGAAATCTGCGTGCCAGTCGTTTCCAGTGCTGGCGGATTCTCGGATCGACCGATTGAATGTTTCAAGGTCTTCGGGATGAACAAGGGAAAAAATGGCGGATGCATCGGTGGCGACGCTTTCGGGCGATACGCCGAGGATTTCCGTTATTCCGTTGCTGGCATATGGTACACAATGGCGTCCGTCGGGAAATAGCTGGAATTGATAAATGAAACCGGGAATGCTATTGGACAGGTTTTCAAGAAATTTATGGCTCTTGATGAGTTGCGTTTCCAGACTCTTGCGCACCGTAATGTCGACTAAGGTAATCAAGTGGTGGTGCCTGGCCGATGTAAACGAATCCAGCGATGATGCGGTGGCGATCACGCTGCGCGGGGAGCCGTCTTTACTGCGAATGACGACGTCGAGCGGCTCAAAGTTTGTATGGTCCCTGAGTGATTTTTCCAGATGTTCGCGCCAGGTGGTCTCCACCTGCTGGCGATAAGCCGGATCCGGGTATGCTTTGGGCCACCATTCCGCCAATGTCGGGATATCGTCCAAGGTATAACCGAATGTCTGAATGAACGCTTTGTTCAGGAAAACGATATTGTGTTGATCATCGTTAATCGCTTTGGGTATCGGCGATGAATCGATGATCGCGTAAAGCCTGGCTTCGCTTTTCCGCAGCTCTGCTTCCACTCGACTGCGCTCGGTGAACAGGATGCTGACAAATTGCGCCGTAAGCGAAATGCCGAGGATGAAGATGTTCATGTCGAAGATGTGCGGACTTTCATCTACGACAAAAGGGCCGAATTTGCGTGCCGTTTCAAACAGTGCCAACACGGTGATGCCGCTGCATATCAGCGATACAACGGCCAATCCGCTTTTTATCGCAATCCACAGCAGCAGCGGCACATAGATCACCAGTGCAAGGGAAATACCGCTGAAAGCGGAATTGCCAAATACCAGCCAGGTAGCCGGTAGCATCAGAACTATCGGCACGATGGCAGGGCGCATGGATTGCCGGATACCGGCGATCCCGCCGGGTGAAGAAAACGCAATCAGCAGAAACGGCGTTACCAGAAATTGCCCCAGACTGTTGCCGAACCACCAGTAAAGCCAGGATTGGAAATAGTTTTGCGGTTCCTGGATGACATTGAAGAATAGCAGCGTGATCGTTCCGAAGGTGGCGCTGAACGGCTGGAGGACCAGAAAAATCATGCCGGTCAGGCGGCTGAAGTCATGCACGCTGTTAAGTGTTGAATCCAGTTTCCAATGTTTGAATAAAATGGCTGCAATCACCGCTTCGATGCTGTTGATCGCGGAAATCGCGAGCGCCGGCAGGAATTCCAGTCCGCTGCTGAGTGCCAGCGCCAGCTGCCCCAGGAAAACACCCGGCCAGACTTTGCGCCCGAGTAAAATAGCGGCAGCCAGCGCGATGCCCTCGGCGACGAAAAAAACCGGCGTGACAATAACGTGCGAAACGGAGATCAGAAAGCTGATGTGGCCAAACACAAAATATAAACCAGCTAACGCGAGGAGCTGAAGAATGTAACGGCGCAAGGCGGGCGGCTGATTGTTACTTAGCATGAAAGGGCAGGAAATCGATCGAGTGAGCGTTAATGCAGATGGCGGTTAAACATGGCTGAATGTGGCATAAAGTAGAGATTAGCATGATGAAGATTAAAACAAAATGTTCTGCCGGTAATTGTTAATCAACGTGAGAAAGCACTCAACGGCTGCGAAAAACGGTTTTTGACATTTTGTTGGATCTCACGCGTTGAACGGTTTACGCGGGAAATTGTTCAACCGCCGGTAGAACCACTGTTTGCAGTATTCAACCGCGAGCAGATAAGCACAGATGAGAACGGTCAATAACCCGAAAAACAGCGTCGGCAGCGGCGTGAAGCCGAGATATTCCGCCAGCGGACTCAGCGGGAGCAGCATGGCGATCGCCACAATGCTCAGCGAAGTAACGGTCAGCCAGCGGTTCGGATGGCTGGAGAAAGGATTGCGCCGCGTCCGGATGATGAAAATAACCAGCACTTGCGTGGCGATCGATTCGACAAACCAGCCGGTGCGGAACAGGGTTTCATCGGCGTCGAATACGGCGATGAGCAAATAAAAAGTAACGAAATCGAATAGTGAGCTGATCGGGCCGATGGTCATCATGAAATTGCGGATGAAATTCATGTCCCACTGACTCGGCTGCGCCAGATCTTCCCGGTCGACATTGTCCATCGGCAAGGTGATTTCAGACAGATCGTACAGTAAATTGTTTAACAGAATTTGCAACGGCAACAGCGGCAGAAACGGCAAAAAAAGTGTCGACGCGGCCATGCTGAACATATTGCCGAAGTTCGAGCTGGTCGCCATCATGATGTATTTCATCACGTTGCCAAAGGTGCGCCGCCCTTCGATGACGCCGGCGTGCAGTACTTTGAGATCGTGCTCCAGCATGATCATGGCGGCTGCTTGCTTGGCCACGTCCACCGCGCCGGCGACCGAAATGCCGATGTCGGCGGTATGCAGCGAAGGGGCATCGTTGATGCCGTCGCCGAGATAGCCCACGACATGCTTGCGCGCTTTCAGCGCCAAGAGCACCCGGTTCTTTTGCGCCGGATTGACGCGGCAAAACAGATTGACTTCTTCCACGCGTGCAAGCAATGCATCGTCCTGCATGGCGGCGATTTCTTTTCCGGTCAGCACGCCGGTGACGGGCAAATTCAACTGATTGCATACATGACGCGTGACCAGTTCGTTATCTCCTGTGAGGATTTTCACTTGCACGCCGCTCGCTTGCAGCGCGGCCAGGACCGGGCCGGCGCTGACTTTGGGCGGATCCAGAAAAGCCGCAAAACCGCAGAACACCAACTCACTTTCATCGGTGACGACGGCATAGGCATGATCCGGCGCCACCTTGCGCCAGGCAATGCCGAGTACCCGGAAACCGTCGGTTCCCAATTGATCGAGCAGCCGGTTGATCGATTGCAGCGCGGTTTCATCCAGGGGAGCAACGGCACCAGTTTCATCTTCATACTGGGTGCAAAGACCGAGAATATCTTCGGGCGCGCCTTTGACCGCCAACATACGGGTTTCTGCGCGCTCCACCAGCACCGATACGCGGCGGCGCTCGAAATCAAACGGTACTTCGTCGATTTTTTTCCAGCCGGCGGCGGCGATTTCACGGTGTAGCAGAATGGCGTCGTCCAACGGACTTTTCAGTCCGCTTTCAAAATAACTGTTGAGATAGGCGAGCTCCAAGACGCGCTGCGTTTCCCGGCCTTGGGCGTTGACATGGCGTTCCAGGCGGATTTTCGCTTCCGTCAGCGTGCCGGTTTTATCGGTGCAGAGAATATCCATCGCGCCCATGTCTTGGATCGCCGACAACCGTTTGACAATGACTTTTAGAGCGGCCATGCGCAGCGCGCCGCGGGTCAGCGTGACCGATACCACCATGGGCAATAATTCGGGCGTCAAACCAACCGCCAGTGCCACGGCAAACAAGAACGAGTCGAGCAAGGGACGATGCAGCACAACATTGACCAGCAAGGTGAACAGAACCAGCAGAAAAGTAAAACGCATGATCAGCATGCCGAATTGGCGGATGCCGAGTTCAAACGCGGTGGGCGGCGGTTTCTTTTCCAAGCTGCCGGCGATTTGTCCGAGCGCGGTCGCCTGGCCGGTGCGGGTAATGCGCATCCGGGCGGAACCGCTGATCACGGTGCTGCCCATGAATACCGCGGATTTTGCTTCGATATCCCACGGATCGGGATCCGCCGGAGTTTCCGCATATTTCTCGACCGGATAGGGTTCTCCGGTCAGTTGCGATTGGTTGATGAAGAGATCTTTCGCGTCGAGCAGTTGACCGTCCGCCGGGATCAGGTCTCCAGCCGACAAGTAGACAGTGTCGCCCGGCACCAGCCGGGTCACCGGAATCTCGGATAATTCGCCGTCACGCAGCACGGTCGCGGTAACGGCGACTTGCGCCGCTAATTTTGCCGCCGACCGGCCGGCACGGTATTCCTGAATGAAATCCAGTGTGACACTTAGCAGAATGATGACACCGATGATCAACGCGCTGATCTCGTCGCCATTCAGCGCGGATATGGTGATGGCAATCAGCAGCACCAAGACCAGCGGATTATAAAAATGCGCGAGAAACTGCATCAGGACGGAGCGCTGTCTGACGGGCTTGACTTCGTTTACGCCGTGTTGCTTCAAGCGGATCGCTGCTTCAGCGCTGCTTAAACCGGTATCTGTCGGATCGTTAACCATTTTATCTCGAGCCGTGCATGTTCCGATCGATTATAGCGGCTTTGCGATCGTTTGATGATCCGGTTATGAAACACATCCCGGAACAAATAAATAGCACCTTTTGATTGCTCTGATCAGGTAATCAAAAGAATGGTTTTGCTGCTATTCTCGGGACTCGATACGGCGCTTTATTGTCGTTTCATCCCAAGGCAAGCGGTATAATTTGCGGATATTTCCCGATAATTGATTTACAGGGATATTACCGGGCGGTGCGTGAGATGACCGGTAAATTCCGTGTGGAACCAATTATTCATGCGGTTATCTCAGGTTTATGCTTTATTTGATACTGATTACTGTCTTTGCCGCGCTTATCGTGGGACCTTCCTACTGGGTTAAGCATACCCTGGAAAAATACAGTCATCCCGATGACCGTTATCCGGGCACAGGTGCCGAACTGGCGCGCATTCTGCTGGATTGGGCCAATTTACAGTCAGTGACGGTTGAAGTGTCGGAACAGGGCGATCACTATGATCCGATAGCAAAAGCGGTGCGCCTGACAGCGGATAAATTTAACGGCAAATCGCTAACCGCGATTACAGTGGCGGCGCATGAAGTCGGGCACGCCATTCAGGATCGGGATGGTTATGTGCCGCTGAAGTTGCGAACGCGCTTGGTTCAGATAGCAGCTCCGGCGGAGAAATTGGGTGCGGCGATTTTGATGATTGCGCCTGTCATCACGGTTGCGACGCGTGCGCCGGTTGCGGGTGCTTTGTTTGTTGCGGGCGGTCTGTTAACACTGGGAACCGCGGCGGTTATTCATATG
The nucleotide sequence above comes from Gammaproteobacteria bacterium. Encoded proteins:
- the mgtA gene encoding magnesium-translocating P-type ATPase — its product is MVNDPTDTGLSSAEAAIRLKQHGVNEVKPVRQRSVLMQFLAHFYNPLVLVLLIAITISALNGDEISALIIGVIILLSVTLDFIQEYRAGRSAAKLAAQVAVTATVLRDGELSEIPVTRLVPGDTVYLSAGDLIPADGQLLDAKDLFINQSQLTGEPYPVEKYAETPADPDPWDIEAKSAVFMGSTVISGSARMRITRTGQATALGQIAGSLEKKPPPTAFELGIRQFGMLIMRFTFLLVLFTLLVNVVLHRPLLDSFLFAVALAVGLTPELLPMVVSVTLTRGALRMAALKVIVKRLSAIQDMGAMDILCTDKTGTLTEAKIRLERHVNAQGRETQRVLELAYLNSYFESGLKSPLDDAILLHREIAAAGWKKIDEVPFDFERRRVSVLVERAETRMLAVKGAPEDILGLCTQYEDETGAVAPLDETALQSINRLLDQLGTDGFRVLGIAWRKVAPDHAYAVVTDESELVFCGFAAFLDPPKVSAGPVLAALQASGVQVKILTGDNELVTRHVCNQLNLPVTGVLTGKEIAAMQDDALLARVEEVNLFCRVNPAQKNRVLLALKARKHVVGYLGDGINDAPSLHTADIGISVAGAVDVAKQAAAMIMLEHDLKVLHAGVIEGRRTFGNVMKYIMMATSSNFGNMFSMAASTLFLPFLPLLPLQILLNNLLYDLSEITLPMDNVDREDLAQPSQWDMNFIRNFMMTIGPISSLFDFVTFYLLIAVFDADETLFRTGWFVESIATQVLVIFIIRTRRNPFSSHPNRWLTVTSLSIVAIAMLLPLSPLAEYLGFTPLPTLFFGLLTVLICAYLLAVEYCKQWFYRRLNNFPRKPFNA
- a CDS encoding zinc metallopeptidase, which translates into the protein MLYLILITVFAALIVGPSYWVKHTLEKYSHPDDRYPGTGAELARILLDWANLQSVTVEVSEQGDHYDPIAKAVRLTADKFNGKSLTAITVAAHEVGHAIQDRDGYVPLKLRTRLVQIAAPAEKLGAAILMIAPVITVATRAPVAGALFVAGGLLTLGTAAVIHMITLPMELHASFSRALPMLEQGKYLIPGDEPHARRILRAAAWTYVAASLMTLLNIGRWWAILRR